A window of Glycine soja cultivar W05 chromosome 13, ASM419377v2, whole genome shotgun sequence genomic DNA:
TAGGAAGGTTGATTCGGACCGTTGGGAGTTTGCGAATGAAGGATTCCAAGGAGGGAAGAAGCATTTGCTGAAGAACATAAGGAGGAGGTGTAAGTACAACAAGCTGCATCAGGGAGCATTCAATATGATGAAGCCATGTGTGGATTCTGAAGTGGAGAAGCTGAAGAAGGACCAGAACATTTTGAAGGTGGAGATTCTGAAGCTGAGGCAGCAGCAGGAGAATTCGCATGTTCAGCTCACAAATGTTCAGGAGAGAATTCGGTGTGCAGAGGTAAAACAGTATCAGATGATGTATTTCCTCACCAGAATGGCTAGAAGGCCTGCGTTTGTTGAGCAGTTAGTCCATAAGATTAGGCGAAAAAGAGAGATTGATGGTAATGAAATGGTTAAGAGGCCTAGATTGATGGGAACCCCGTGCCATGTACCCTTCCCCAAGACCATGGAAACAACACCTGATTTTGATCATAGACACCAACAAGGTCATAAACAATTTGCTACATTGCAATCTGAACTCAATGGACTTCTGTCTGAAACTGTGAACACTGGTAGGATGGAGCACCCAACTCCATCTCCTTTGGAAGATGAATTATGCAGCTCTTTGCAAGGGTTAAGGGCTCATGGTATTTCTAGAGCAAGTGCGCAAGATGCATCTTCTTCTGCCTATCATGTTATGTCAGAAAAACTAATGAGAGAAAATTCTATAGTTGATGAAGAACTAGATGTGAATGACTCAAATATCTATCTCGAATTAGAGGATTTGATTACTAAGCCAACAGATTGGTCTGTTGGATCTGCAAGTGGATTGGTGGAACAAACCAGTTGAATTAATCTCACTAGTGGAATAGTGCCTTGCAATTGGTAAATGTTCCTCTCCAACTTTATAAATCTCAATAGTTTTGAATAATCTGGTGGCCCTTATTGTTGCATTTGAAATTGTGTGCAGGTTgcatgtgtgtgtttgtgtagaTGCTCTGCTGCAACACAAGATGAAGAGCTTAATATTATAAGGCTCTTCAATTACCACTTACCAGCTTTGAAAGTGTAGGACGTAGATGCTCGCCCCAGCTTTTTATATGATCAGGCGAGAGTGCGAGACTTTTCATGTTTGTGTTTTTGGCCGGGTCCAAATTGTTCTTATGTTGTATATATAGCCCTCTCCTCTTTGTGATCCTTTTGTTAACTTAGGATCTCAAGTCCTATATCAGCATATATAGTCATAGCTAAGCCTCTTGTGATGTAGTAATTAACTATGTAATTAAGCTGTAAATTTGTAATACAGAAAATGCTTTTCAGTTCCCTGCTTCCCTTTGTCTTTCCCGTGAAatcaaatcacttttttttatcagtcaGAAATAAAATCACTTCTTTCTTTAGTATAAACACTAGATTTAATTGACAGGCACATTCCGAAGAATTCTTAACATAAGATATTAACAAATTCTTATGATAGTTCTCCATATTGCATGAGTTCGTATCAACTTAATTCCTGAATTGCCCAAGTCAGTTATTAGAGGAGCATTAGTGTGCCATACAAATGGCCCGAGTCAGAGATCAGAAACCAGCATTCTCATCGTAAAGCAACACAAACCGAACACTCCATTGCAACTTTCTTTGTCTTAACTATTCTGGCTCAGTATGGAATAAACTAACATAGCTTACGTTTTAATTCCGCTCCCTAACATTTAACATCCAAGAGTTTGGTGGATAATTTCctgtatataattaataatataatagattatcattattaattagaTCAACACAGTTTGGATTTTTCACTAGTAACTTCACACATTGCAAACATTGTGCGTTCTGAGATTCACCACTTGTATTCTCTTTAGGTAGGACTTGATTGCAGTGAGTTAAGATGCAACGAAGTCGTCGTtgacaaagttttttttattcaaaaggataataatgatttgaaaagagatgatagATGTACAGTAaagcattaaatataaattttatagtaaAGATTTACGACAAGgggtaattttaaaaatattcactaaaaaattataaatataaattatatgtaaattttttattaaagaataatACTTTATTGAATAGCATATTAAAACAGAATTAGAAAGTTTGTCAAAAGTCGACACCAACACTTTGTATGAATGttaaaaaagagagaggaagAAATAAGCATTAAAAAGATAACATAAGATAACATTTTTTCAGGGTTAAGtaagttttttagttttaaacctttttaaaattcaatttttaatgtcTGAACAAAAATTTGATTGTCAAGTCCCtcgacttttttttgttaaatttgtagtcttaatttgaattgttcaagatttttagtttttaataaaattttgaacttcattatttttgtttattaaatttattaaagtttcaaagacaaatatattctaaattaCTTAATATGTAACGCATTTGTATGTATTATAGAAATTGATCCACAatacatacaaatatattaCGAATTGAGTAATACAAatgtatttcatatttttcaatttgaaattatgattctcgaatttgatttttgctttcatttcaCGATGGTCACCTCTTTGATTCCTTTGCCATCGTGCATCTCCCTTCCTCTAACTTCTCCCACGTCGCACCCCATTGGACTTTCACCAAGCTCCCACACTACGTCGGCCTCAGGCTTAGACCTGCCGCCACCACGAGATGGTGTGATGCGGTGAAGAGGAAGATGGAGAGTAGAAAAAGGTGGGAGAGGGGATAAGGGTAAGATGGCGATATTAAAAGTTTTGGGGATGCACCGAGTAAAAATGGGTGCATAAAGCACTTACCATCTAACTAAAGAACATACAAAAACTTGTTTCATTTTCTGGTCCGTTGTCGGAGTCTATTTACATCTGTTGCCCGAGTAGGTTAGGTTATTGCACCATGATAGGCCATTGGCCCATTAATAATGTATATTGTAATGTGATGTTGTTACGTAGTGCAGTTTCCATTGGTTCACTTAGAACATTTTTAATATCACATCTTGAACAAAAATCTTGTATTCAAGATATGGTCTTGGAAAGATCTTACAATAAAGATAGTGTAATGATCTCTAGGATAGAGAATGAGTTTTTGTAGAAGGATCCTAAAGATCTTTgcataatgtttaaaaaaattaaaaattaccaatAGAACCAACAAACTAACAATCAACTTGtggaaacaacaaaaaaacaatgaaagaaaaaaaagcatgaaaatggaagaacaaaagagaaaaataaaaaaaaatacctttgttGCAGAGGGAGGTTGCATTCGTGGTAGAGGGAAAGGGGGAAGGAGGTCATGGCCGGAGGAGGGGGTAGCGTGAAGTGGAGGGAggaaggagaaggaagaaggaaaggtgaaggagaggaaaagaagaaaggtcaccagagagggaggagaagaaagaaaaaagaaaaagaaaaaggaagtgaactttgggagaagaaaaagaaagaaaatagatgtgtattaggagagaaaaaaaattaaaagtaggtCCATgtgaaacttattaaaaattattaagattttaaaatatgatctaccactagaagaaaaaatgagataaattttaagaaattttcaaTTCTATGTGACATGTGAGATCCACTTAAATATGATCtaagattttaatttaagatttaacACTAAAGATGGTGTTAGTAACGAGAACATATTAGCTTCCTTCTTATCACGTGAGTGTCGTTTATGTCCTATCTACTCTAAATTATCCCAGTAGCTTTCACATGTGAGTCGATGCTTGCCATTTTggttcttaaaaaaaagtcttctGAAATATTCTTTACTataaacaaaggaaaaatgaaCAGCAATCCTTCAAAATAGAAACGTACACCATTGAGTTTGTGTTTCGTCTTAACAACATTATCGAATTTTCTATGGTGCAATTATAACTTGCATGGACATTAAAATGTTACTTAGTCGTAAAATCAAGTACGTGGTGATCACTAACTGCTAGCTGTATAAGAGATTTTGACGTCTGATTTTGAGGCGCGGCTAATAGTTAAAAAGAGGGCCAACTGTCACAGTTTTCATTATTggagtttataatatttttaggaCTTGTTCACTTGCTGTTTTCTGGTCTAACATTTGAATATGGTAAGCTTCTAAAACCAACATAGACAGAAAGAAACGAAGAATTTTCTCTTGAAGTAAGCAAGTTGATTTCTTAAAGAACAAGCAAAATATGGGTACTGATGATCTTCGATCGATAgtaaattacttatatatatatatatatatatatatatatatatatatatatatatatatatatatattcctttgATTCTATTATTATACAAACTGGCACTATCAATTATTCTTCTCAAATGTTAGGATGTATCGTGTGTATCTACACgtttgaagaaaataaattaaaaaatagtatgatCCATGCATACGTGAACCCTTTGCTTAATTATAATAAGataatgtaaatatataatgtaaaatttatagtCATAGCTCTCGTGCCTCTTATCTCTTTTTTCATCAACTATTCTGTCAACTATTTGTGAGTTGTGATTATAATCATTTTGATATAACGGGTTATGAGGGTGGGATCTCAGCTGACTGTTACCCCAGACAGTGAGTTCGTTGACCATCATAAATGAAACACAATACACCCGTTTACTAAAATAGTAGTACTAATTAAGGATATAAATGAAGGCTATCAACGtgtttcttacaaaaaaatactaatatatacctttttatttattgagtcaaattctcattcatttagtgtatattaaaataaattgttgttttttgtttattttaagatattttgctAAGATATTTGTTTTGCTCAAACATATGGGTCTAGGAGACTAACAAAATGACGATTAGAGGCGCATCTACAGCTGAACAACGGGGGAGCGCGCACTGTGGTCATCAAGGCTAGGGGGTGG
This region includes:
- the LOC114381961 gene encoding heat stress transcription factor A-2-like is translated as MGEEEVTRVKAELFQDSEGDPHDDVLSESKDSGVTTEEVTMTTHVVKEEIDDGAVNGSSSPKPMEGLHEVGPPPFLKKTFEMVEDPHTDPIVSWSQTRDSFIVWDSHEFSKSLLPKYFKHSNFSSFVRQLNTYGFRKVDSDRWEFANEGFQGGKKHLLKNIRRRCKYNKLHQGAFNMMKPCVDSEVEKLKKDQNILKVEILKLRQQQENSHVQLTNVQERIRCAEVKQYQMMYFLTRMARRPAFVEQLVHKIRRKREIDGNEMVKRPRLMGTPCHVPFPKTMETTPDFDHRHQQGHKQFATLQSELNGLLSETVNTGRMEHPTPSPLEDELCSSLQGLRAHGISRASAQDASSSAYHVMSEKLMRENSIVDEELDVNDSNIYLELEDLITKPTDWSVGSASGLVEQTS